A portion of the Micromonospora vinacea genome contains these proteins:
- a CDS encoding class I SAM-dependent methyltransferase codes for MAQPVWADGAAYEAYVGRWSRLVAVDFLRGLAVPPGRHWVDVGSGTGELTSTILTTTDPVRVIGIDPSEGFVAVARTRVTDTRAAFQVGDARALPLPDRVVDVVVSGLTLNFVPEPARAVAEFARVVRPAGVAAAYVWDYAKGMAMMRHFWAAAAQLDPGSAKLDEGNRTTVCRPDSLRALWEQAGLRDVSSWPVDVPTTFTDFADYWTPFLGGQGSAPGYVATLAETDRAALRELLATRLPVEPDLSIRLTARAWAVRGTRPE; via the coding sequence ATGGCGCAGCCGGTGTGGGCGGACGGTGCCGCGTACGAGGCGTACGTGGGTCGGTGGAGCCGCCTCGTCGCTGTGGACTTCCTGCGCGGGTTGGCAGTGCCGCCGGGGCGGCACTGGGTCGACGTGGGCAGTGGCACCGGGGAGCTGACCTCGACGATCCTCACCACCACGGATCCCGTCCGGGTGATCGGCATCGACCCGTCGGAGGGGTTCGTCGCTGTCGCGCGTACCCGGGTCACCGACACCCGGGCGGCCTTCCAGGTTGGTGACGCGCGGGCGCTGCCACTGCCCGATCGCGTCGTGGACGTGGTGGTCAGCGGTTTGACGCTCAACTTCGTGCCGGAGCCCGCGCGGGCGGTGGCGGAGTTCGCCCGGGTGGTCCGGCCGGCCGGGGTGGCGGCTGCCTACGTCTGGGACTACGCCAAGGGGATGGCGATGATGCGGCACTTCTGGGCCGCCGCCGCCCAGCTCGACCCGGGCTCGGCGAAGCTGGACGAGGGGAACCGCACCACTGTGTGCCGACCCGACTCGCTCCGCGCGCTGTGGGAGCAGGCCGGGTTGCGGGACGTGTCTTCCTGGCCGGTCGACGTACCGACGACCTTCACCGACTTCGCCGACTACTGGACGCCGTTCCTCGGCGGTCAGGGGTCGGCGCCGGGGTACGTCGCGACGCTGGCCGAGACCGACCGGGCCGCGTTGCGGGAGTTGCTGGCCACCCGGCTTCCGGTCGAGCCGGACCTGTCGATCCGGCTCACCGCGCGGGCCTGGGCCGTGCGGGGCACGAGGCCCGAGTAG
- a CDS encoding LLM class F420-dependent oxidoreductase, protein MELRIFTEPQQGASYDQLLAVARCAEDAGYGAFFRSDHYLMMGDVSGEPGPTDAWTTLAGLARETSRIRLGTLMTAATFRLPGPLAITVAQVDQMSGGRVELGIGTGWYAEEHSAYGIPFPPLAERFDRLEEQLAVITGLWSTPAGERFDNDGRYYPVRDSPALPKPVQQSRPPILLGGTGPKRTPRLAARYADEFNLPFASVPDTAAQFDRVRAACVDIGRDPAGMVWSNALVLCCGRDDAEVARRAAAIGREPDELRANGLAGTPAEVLDTIGRYAEIGSERLYLQVLDLSDLEHLELVASEVMAKL, encoded by the coding sequence ATGGAACTTCGGATCTTCACCGAGCCCCAGCAGGGCGCCAGCTACGACCAGTTGCTCGCCGTCGCCCGCTGCGCCGAGGACGCCGGCTACGGCGCGTTCTTCCGGTCCGACCACTACCTGATGATGGGCGACGTGAGCGGCGAACCCGGCCCCACCGACGCGTGGACCACCCTCGCCGGCCTGGCCCGGGAGACCAGCCGCATCCGGCTCGGCACGTTGATGACCGCCGCCACCTTCCGGCTGCCCGGCCCGCTGGCGATCACCGTGGCGCAGGTCGACCAGATGAGCGGCGGCCGGGTGGAGCTGGGCATCGGCACCGGCTGGTACGCCGAGGAGCACAGCGCGTACGGCATCCCGTTCCCGCCGCTGGCCGAGCGGTTCGACCGGCTGGAGGAGCAACTCGCCGTGATCACCGGGCTCTGGTCCACGCCGGCGGGGGAGCGGTTCGACAATGACGGCCGGTACTACCCGGTCCGTGACTCGCCCGCCCTGCCCAAGCCCGTGCAGCAGTCGCGTCCACCGATCCTGCTCGGCGGAACGGGCCCGAAGCGCACCCCTCGGCTGGCCGCCCGCTACGCCGACGAGTTCAACCTGCCGTTCGCCTCGGTGCCGGACACGGCGGCGCAGTTCGACCGGGTCCGCGCGGCCTGCGTCGACATCGGCCGGGACCCGGCCGGGATGGTCTGGTCCAACGCCCTGGTGCTCTGCTGCGGGCGCGACGACGCCGAGGTGGCCCGCCGGGCCGCCGCCATCGGCCGCGAACCGGACGAGCTGCGGGCCAACGGTCTGGCCGGGACGCCCGCCGAGGTGCTGGACACCATCGGCCGGTACGCGGAGATCGGCAGCGAGCGGCTCTATCTCCAGGTGCTGGACCTCAGCGACCTGGAGCACCTGGAGCTGGTCGCCAGCGAGGTGATGGCGAAGCTCTGA
- a CDS encoding MFS transporter — protein sequence MRRNAGLFVAISLLSGFGSSAMSLVAGIWILDLTDSTSLAALAGLCVYAPVLAGPWLGGLLDLAPRRPLVIAVNLMLAAALLALLAVRGPGQTWLIFTVSCAYGVSYVLIDAGETALLPAALAPTELGHVNGWRSSAQEGMKLVAPLAGAGLYAWRGGHAVAVLSAAMPVLVAILYAVLRLTRTPIDQSTERGGGPRTGLVVLFGQRATRLPVVLAAVSIAMSGFTTAGIYAVVVTELRLPTTFLGVLASAQGAGSILGGLIVGRLIAAKGAGAVGVAGTALFAVGCLARCLPWWPATVVGAVVAGVGLPWTLVAAVTAVQTHTPSALLGRVSASANTAMFGPLVAAIPLGSAAVHLGARPPLVAAAAICLTAVVAATFYRRSTSSDETPTVPPPRRTARTGPASR from the coding sequence ATGCGTCGCAACGCGGGCCTGTTCGTGGCGATCTCCCTGCTGTCCGGCTTCGGCAGCAGCGCGATGTCCCTGGTCGCCGGCATCTGGATCCTCGACCTCACCGACTCCACCAGCCTCGCCGCCCTCGCCGGGCTCTGCGTGTACGCCCCGGTGCTCGCCGGCCCGTGGCTGGGCGGTCTGCTCGACCTCGCGCCCCGACGGCCGCTGGTCATCGCCGTCAACCTCATGTTGGCCGCCGCCCTGCTGGCACTCCTCGCCGTACGCGGGCCGGGGCAGACCTGGCTCATCTTCACCGTCTCGTGCGCCTACGGCGTCAGCTACGTGCTGATCGACGCCGGCGAGACGGCGCTGCTGCCGGCGGCGCTGGCACCGACCGAACTCGGCCACGTCAACGGGTGGCGCTCCAGCGCCCAGGAGGGCATGAAGCTCGTCGCTCCCCTGGCCGGGGCTGGCCTCTACGCGTGGCGGGGCGGTCACGCGGTCGCGGTCCTCAGCGCGGCCATGCCGGTCCTGGTCGCCATCCTGTACGCGGTGCTCCGCCTGACCCGGACACCCATTGACCAGTCCACCGAACGCGGAGGCGGCCCGCGTACCGGATTGGTGGTCCTGTTCGGACAGCGGGCCACACGGCTGCCGGTCGTGCTCGCCGCGGTGTCGATCGCCATGTCCGGCTTCACCACGGCGGGGATCTACGCGGTCGTCGTCACCGAGCTGCGCCTGCCGACGACGTTCCTGGGGGTGCTGGCCAGCGCGCAGGGCGCCGGTTCCATCCTCGGCGGCCTGATCGTCGGCCGGCTCATCGCGGCGAAAGGTGCCGGTGCCGTCGGTGTCGCCGGGACGGCGCTGTTCGCGGTCGGCTGCCTGGCGCGCTGCCTGCCGTGGTGGCCGGCCACTGTAGTCGGGGCGGTGGTGGCCGGCGTCGGGCTGCCCTGGACCCTGGTCGCGGCGGTGACCGCCGTGCAGACCCACACACCGTCGGCGCTGCTGGGACGAGTTTCCGCGTCGGCCAACACCGCGATGTTCGGTCCCCTCGTCGCGGCGATCCCGCTCGGCTCAGCGGCCGTCCACCTCGGCGCCCGCCCGCCGCTCGTCGCCGCCGCGGCGATCTGCCTGACAGCCGTGGTAGCGGCCACGTTCTACCGCCGGTCCACGTCGTCCGACGAGACACCGACCGTGCCCCCGCCGCGCCGAACGGCGAGAACGGGTCCGGCGAGCCGCTGA
- a CDS encoding GNAT family N-acetyltransferase — MADWELRQASMADVEAVAELRAVVLRADLERLGRYDEQRVRQRLRDGFAPAYTWVVEVDGAFAGCVALRPDADAHWLEHFYLAPRLQGSGIGTAVLRDLLDRCDRAGTPVRLNVLRGSPARRLYERHGFTLDTEDPVDVFMIRAPGKITSEAPTVSM; from the coding sequence ATGGCGGACTGGGAGCTTCGGCAGGCCTCGATGGCGGACGTCGAGGCGGTGGCCGAGTTGCGGGCTGTGGTGCTGCGGGCCGATCTGGAGCGGCTCGGGCGGTACGACGAACAGCGGGTGCGGCAGCGCCTGCGCGACGGGTTCGCACCGGCGTACACCTGGGTCGTCGAGGTGGACGGCGCGTTCGCCGGCTGCGTGGCGCTGCGGCCCGACGCGGACGCCCACTGGCTGGAGCACTTCTACCTGGCCCCGCGGCTACAGGGCAGCGGCATCGGCACGGCAGTGCTGCGCGACCTGCTGGACCGGTGCGACCGCGCCGGCACGCCGGTGCGGCTGAACGTGCTGCGGGGCAGCCCGGCCCGGCGGCTGTACGAGCGGCACGGCTTCACGCTCGATACCGAGGATCCGGTGGACGTGTTCATGATCCGCGCACCCGGGAAGATCACCAGCGAGGCTCCGACGGTGTCAATGTAA
- a CDS encoding SRPBCC family protein: protein MNRDAFRPSPPADVRAAHDGATLVFVRDLRHPPATVWAALTDPAQLAQWAPFLADRDLGTAGAAVLTLVDGETTQEHPATVRRAEPPHLLEYTWGDDLLRWELSPLGSGTRLTLRHTVADQGILPMVAAGWHLCLDVADRLLDGDPVGPIRGAEAKDFGWPELRDAYAERLAEG from the coding sequence ATGAACCGCGACGCGTTCCGCCCGAGCCCACCCGCCGACGTACGCGCCGCCCACGACGGCGCGACACTGGTCTTCGTCCGCGACCTACGGCATCCGCCAGCCACCGTCTGGGCGGCGCTGACCGACCCGGCCCAGCTCGCGCAGTGGGCGCCGTTCCTCGCCGACCGCGATCTCGGCACCGCCGGCGCCGCCGTGCTCACCCTCGTCGACGGCGAGACCACCCAGGAGCACCCGGCGACGGTACGCCGGGCCGAGCCGCCGCACCTGCTGGAGTACACCTGGGGCGACGACCTGCTGCGCTGGGAGCTGAGCCCGCTGGGCAGCGGCACCCGGCTCACCCTGCGGCACACAGTCGCCGACCAGGGCATCCTGCCGATGGTCGCGGCCGGCTGGCACCTCTGCCTCGACGTGGCCGACCGGCTGCTCGACGGCGACCCGGTCGGCCCGATCCGCGGTGCGGAGGCCAAGGACTTCGGCTGGCCCGAGCTGCGCGACGCGTACGCCGAACGGCTCGCTGAGGGCTGA
- a CDS encoding ArsR/SmtB family transcription factor, whose amino-acid sequence MSTDAFTVLAEPTRRRILDQLRDAERSVGELVDGLGVSQPAVSKHLRVLRDAGFVTCRTAARQRIYRLDPGPLRDVDGWLDPYRRLWARHLDALERHLDSQEQ is encoded by the coding sequence GTGTCCACCGACGCCTTCACCGTCCTCGCCGAGCCCACCCGGCGCCGGATCCTCGACCAGCTCCGCGACGCCGAACGCAGCGTCGGCGAGCTGGTCGACGGGCTCGGGGTCAGCCAGCCGGCCGTCTCCAAACACCTGCGGGTGCTTCGCGACGCCGGCTTCGTCACCTGCCGGACGGCCGCTCGACAGCGGATCTACCGCCTCGACCCGGGCCCACTGCGGGACGTCGACGGCTGGCTCGACCCGTACCGGCGGCTCTGGGCCCGACACCTGGACGCCCTGGAACGGCACCTCGACAGTCAGGAGCAGTGA
- a CDS encoding TetR/AcrR family transcriptional regulator has translation MADIDSGTGRSTPRKRADARRNEATLLEAAAAAFVTSGVDAPVRDIAARAGVGVGTIYRHFPTRADLIVAVYRHQVEACAEAGPRLLADSSTPHAALAQWINLFVDFLVTKHGLAEALQSDEAAFQTLHAYFLDRLVPVCAHLLDAAAAAGEIPPDVTAFELLRGVGNLCIGACEPRYDARRMVELLVAGLRQRQSAGPR, from the coding sequence GTGGCCGACATCGACAGCGGAACAGGACGGTCGACGCCGCGGAAGCGGGCCGACGCCCGGCGCAACGAGGCGACACTGCTGGAAGCCGCCGCCGCCGCCTTCGTCACCTCGGGCGTGGACGCGCCCGTACGCGACATCGCCGCCCGCGCCGGCGTCGGTGTGGGCACCATCTACCGCCACTTCCCGACCCGCGCCGACCTCATCGTCGCCGTCTACCGGCACCAGGTCGAGGCATGCGCGGAGGCCGGCCCGAGGCTGCTGGCCGACAGCAGCACACCGCACGCCGCCCTCGCCCAGTGGATCAACCTTTTCGTCGACTTCCTGGTTACCAAGCACGGCCTCGCCGAGGCGCTCCAGTCCGACGAAGCGGCCTTCCAGACCCTGCACGCCTACTTCCTGGACCGCCTCGTGCCGGTGTGCGCCCACCTGCTCGACGCCGCTGCCGCAGCCGGCGAGATCCCTCCCGACGTGACAGCCTTCGAGTTGCTGCGCGGTGTCGGCAACCTCTGCATCGGCGCCTGCGAACCCCGCTACGACGCGCGCCGCATGGTGGAACTCCTCGTCGCGGGCCTGCGCCAACGCCAGAGCGCCGGGCCGCGATAG
- a CDS encoding FAD-binding protein has protein sequence MTAQGPQAASMTDVPRRNWAGNVRYAAKAFHRPTSVDELRRLVAGSSRIRAVGSGHSFNRIGDTDGDLVSLAGLPPVVEVDHERGQVTVSGALRYGDVARQLHTQGYALANLASLPHISVAGAVATATHGSGQTHGNLASAVAGLELITADGDLLRVDRDTDTFAGMVVGLGALGLVTRVTVDVVPTFALRQYVRLGLDRTALDEALGSAYSVSVFTDFRTPRLREVWRKQVADQPPPPADWLGTTAADQPRHPVLGMPAENCTPQLGEPGPWHERLPHFKLGFTPSSGDELQSEYHVARTSAADALAALDDVADLIAPVLLVSELRTVAADELWLSPNYRRDSFVLHFTWIGDTAAVLPVVAAVEERLAPFAPRPHWGKVFVTDPAELSARYPRYADFAALLTNLDPKTKFRTNLQDRYFPR, from the coding sequence ATGACCGCGCAGGGACCGCAGGCCGCCTCGATGACCGACGTTCCGCGCCGCAACTGGGCAGGCAACGTGCGGTACGCCGCGAAGGCGTTCCACCGCCCCACCTCCGTCGACGAGTTGCGCCGGCTGGTCGCCGGCAGCAGCCGGATCCGGGCGGTGGGCAGCGGGCACTCCTTCAACCGTATCGGCGATACCGACGGTGACCTGGTCAGCCTCGCCGGGCTGCCCCCGGTCGTCGAGGTGGACCACGAGCGGGGGCAGGTCACAGTGAGCGGCGCGCTGCGCTACGGCGACGTCGCCCGACAGCTGCACACCCAGGGGTACGCGCTGGCGAACCTCGCCTCGCTGCCGCACATCTCGGTGGCCGGCGCGGTGGCCACCGCCACCCACGGCTCCGGGCAGACCCACGGCAACCTGGCCAGCGCGGTCGCCGGCCTGGAGCTGATCACCGCCGACGGCGACCTGCTCCGGGTCGACCGTGACACCGACACGTTCGCCGGCATGGTGGTCGGGCTCGGCGCGCTCGGCCTGGTCACCCGGGTCACAGTGGACGTCGTGCCGACCTTCGCGCTGCGCCAGTACGTACGCCTCGGCCTCGACCGGACGGCGTTGGACGAGGCGCTCGGCTCGGCGTACAGCGTGAGTGTCTTCACCGACTTCCGTACCCCCCGTCTGCGCGAGGTGTGGCGCAAGCAGGTGGCGGACCAGCCGCCACCCCCGGCGGACTGGCTGGGCACCACCGCCGCCGACCAGCCCCGGCACCCGGTGCTCGGGATGCCGGCGGAGAACTGCACCCCGCAACTCGGCGAGCCGGGCCCGTGGCACGAGCGGCTGCCGCACTTCAAGCTCGGCTTCACCCCGAGCAGCGGCGACGAACTGCAGTCCGAGTACCACGTCGCGCGTACGTCGGCGGCTGACGCGCTCGCCGCCCTGGACGACGTGGCGGACCTGATCGCCCCGGTGCTGCTGGTCTCCGAGTTGCGCACCGTGGCGGCCGACGAGCTGTGGCTCAGCCCGAACTACCGGCGGGACAGCTTCGTGCTCCACTTCACCTGGATCGGCGACACAGCGGCGGTGCTGCCGGTGGTGGCTGCCGTGGAGGAGCGGCTGGCGCCCTTCGCGCCCCGCCCACACTGGGGCAAGGTCTTCGTCACCGACCCGGCCGAGCTGTCCGCCCGCTACCCGAGGTACGCAGACTTCGCCGCGCTCCTGACCAACCTGGACCCGAAAACCAAGTTCCGCACCAACCTCCAGGACCGCTACTTCCCCCGCTGA
- a CDS encoding HD domain-containing protein, protein MTSDSLRRALTAPADPPLRPLPDRVVALLEALDAPPRLAAHLRAVHDVAAQLSDALAHRFPQLSFDSEAVLFGAATHDIGKVRHPEELSGPGSAHEPAGYELLLQHGVAESSARFARDHASWHRDGIDVDDLLVSVADKVWKGKRVTDLEELLVDRLAGVTGRERWSVFLDLDDILDQIAADADRRLAFQATHPVRG, encoded by the coding sequence GTGACGTCCGATTCGTTGCGCCGCGCCCTCACCGCACCCGCGGACCCGCCGCTGCGGCCCCTGCCCGACCGGGTCGTGGCCCTGCTGGAGGCGCTGGACGCGCCGCCACGCCTCGCCGCGCACCTGCGGGCCGTGCACGACGTCGCCGCGCAACTCTCCGACGCGCTGGCGCACCGGTTCCCGCAGCTCTCGTTCGACAGCGAGGCGGTGCTCTTCGGTGCCGCCACCCACGACATCGGCAAGGTCCGGCACCCGGAGGAGCTGTCCGGGCCCGGGTCCGCGCACGAGCCCGCCGGCTACGAGCTGCTGCTTCAGCACGGCGTCGCCGAGTCGTCGGCCCGGTTCGCGCGCGACCACGCGTCCTGGCACCGGGACGGCATCGACGTCGACGACCTGCTGGTCAGCGTGGCCGACAAGGTGTGGAAGGGAAAGCGGGTCACCGACCTGGAGGAGTTGCTCGTGGACCGGCTGGCCGGCGTCACCGGCCGTGAGCGGTGGTCGGTCTTCCTCGACCTGGACGACATCCTCGACCAGATCGCTGCCGACGCGGACCGCCGGCTCGCCTTTCAGGCAACCCATCCGGTACGCGGCTGA
- a CDS encoding aldo/keto reductase, which yields MQYRTLGRTGVQVSTLVLGAMNFGKLGHTTQGEVTAIVDAALEAGINLIDTADMYSQGESEQLVGAAIAGRRDDIVLATKAGMPMGDERHQRGSSRRWLVTELDNSLRRLGVDHVDLYQIHRWDPTTSDEETLSALTDLQRAGKIRYFGSSTFPAYRIVQAEWAAREHHLSRYVTEQPSYSILQRGIEAHVLPVTEQYGLGVLAWSPLASGWLSGAIRAGREITTSRSALLPARFDLSVPANQARLHAVEQLATVADEAGLTLIQLALGFVTAHPAVTSAIIGPRTIDHLHAQLAAADTVLPADVLDAIDAIVAPGVDLAAAEKFDTPPALLDPARRRR from the coding sequence ATGCAGTACCGCACCCTGGGGCGCACCGGCGTCCAGGTCAGCACCCTCGTGCTCGGCGCGATGAACTTCGGCAAACTGGGGCACACCACCCAGGGCGAGGTGACGGCGATCGTCGACGCCGCGCTGGAAGCCGGAATCAACCTGATCGACACCGCCGACATGTACAGCCAGGGCGAGTCCGAGCAACTGGTCGGCGCGGCCATCGCCGGCCGCCGCGACGACATCGTGCTGGCCACGAAGGCCGGCATGCCGATGGGCGACGAGCGCCATCAGCGCGGCAGCTCGCGCCGCTGGCTGGTCACCGAGTTGGACAACAGCCTGCGCCGCCTCGGCGTCGACCATGTCGACCTCTACCAGATCCACAGGTGGGACCCGACCACCAGCGACGAGGAGACCCTGTCCGCGCTGACCGACCTGCAACGGGCCGGAAAGATCCGCTACTTCGGCTCCTCGACGTTCCCCGCGTACCGCATCGTGCAGGCCGAGTGGGCCGCGCGGGAGCACCACCTGAGTCGTTACGTGACCGAGCAGCCCAGCTACTCGATCCTGCAACGGGGGATCGAGGCCCACGTCCTGCCCGTGACCGAGCAGTACGGGCTCGGCGTGCTCGCATGGAGCCCGCTCGCCTCGGGCTGGCTCTCCGGTGCGATCCGCGCCGGCCGGGAGATCACCACCAGCCGCTCGGCGCTCCTGCCCGCCCGCTTCGACCTCAGCGTCCCGGCCAACCAGGCCCGGCTGCACGCCGTCGAGCAGCTGGCCACCGTCGCCGACGAGGCGGGGCTCACCCTGATCCAGCTCGCACTCGGGTTCGTCACCGCGCACCCGGCCGTGACCAGCGCGATCATCGGCCCCCGCACCATCGACCACCTGCACGCCCAGCTCGCCGCCGCGGACACCGTGCTCCCGGCCGACGTGCTGGACGCGATCGACGCGATCGTCGCACCCGGGGTCGACCTTGCCGCAGCCGAGAAGTTCGACACCCCGCCCGCCCTGCTCGACCCGGCGCGGCGGCGTCGCTGA
- a CDS encoding site-2 protease family protein: protein MRASFRLGRVAGVPVGVNWSVLVIFALIAWGLAANQFPRSYPDHSPVAYVIAGLAAAVVFFVGLLAHEVSHAVVAKRNGLTVDGITLWLFGGVAELRGEPRDPGAELRIAGVGPLVSLLIGAFFGAIAALLALAGQDGLLFGAVAWLAGINVLLAIFNVLPAAPLDGGRLLRAAVWKATGDRTRASVVAARAGWVLGVLLIGLGLWQFLSGVGFGGLWLALIGWFLIGAAGMEERQARTGNALRGIRVGDVMTPQPQTASAEMTVADFVDHYLFAYRHSALPLTEDGRPTGLVTVDRVRGVPPERRASTTLAEVACRADQLVLAQPDEQLNDLLPRLSECADGRALVVTDDGHLTGIVSPSDISRAVQRSTLASSR from the coding sequence ATGAGGGCCAGTTTCCGGCTTGGCCGGGTCGCGGGGGTGCCGGTCGGCGTCAACTGGAGCGTGCTGGTCATCTTCGCGTTGATCGCGTGGGGTTTGGCCGCGAACCAGTTCCCCCGCTCGTACCCCGACCACTCCCCGGTGGCGTACGTGATCGCCGGGCTGGCCGCGGCGGTGGTCTTCTTCGTCGGCCTGCTCGCCCACGAGGTGTCGCACGCGGTGGTGGCCAAGCGCAACGGGCTGACTGTCGACGGCATCACGCTCTGGCTGTTCGGCGGCGTCGCCGAGTTGCGGGGCGAGCCGCGTGACCCGGGCGCGGAGCTGCGGATCGCGGGCGTCGGCCCGCTGGTCAGCCTGCTGATCGGGGCGTTCTTCGGTGCCATCGCGGCGCTGCTCGCGCTGGCCGGGCAGGACGGGCTGCTGTTCGGGGCGGTGGCCTGGCTGGCGGGCATCAACGTGCTGCTGGCCATCTTCAACGTGCTGCCGGCCGCACCCCTGGACGGTGGTCGGCTGCTGCGCGCCGCTGTCTGGAAGGCCACCGGTGACCGGACCCGGGCGTCAGTGGTCGCCGCCCGCGCCGGCTGGGTGCTGGGGGTGCTGCTGATCGGCCTGGGGTTGTGGCAGTTCCTGTCCGGGGTCGGTTTCGGAGGGCTCTGGCTGGCGCTGATCGGCTGGTTCCTGATCGGCGCGGCCGGGATGGAGGAGCGGCAGGCCCGCACCGGCAACGCGCTGCGCGGGATACGGGTGGGCGACGTGATGACCCCGCAGCCGCAGACCGCCTCAGCGGAGATGACTGTCGCGGACTTCGTGGATCACTACCTGTTCGCGTACCGGCATTCGGCGCTGCCGCTGACCGAGGACGGCAGGCCGACCGGGCTGGTAACCGTCGACCGGGTACGGGGCGTGCCGCCGGAGCGGCGGGCGTCGACCACGCTGGCCGAGGTGGCCTGCCGAGCCGACCAGTTGGTGCTGGCCCAGCCCGACGAACAGCTCAACGACCTGCTCCCCCGGCTCAGCGAGTGCGCCGACGGCCGAGCCCTGGTGGTGACGGACGACGGCCACCTAACGGGCATAGTCTCCCCCAGCGACATCAGCCGCGCCGTCCAACGCAGCACCCTCGCCAGCTCCCGGTGA